In Desmospora activa DSM 45169, one genomic interval encodes:
- the srlA gene encoding PTS glucitol/sorbitol transporter subunit IIC — translation MDFFVHLAEGFIGMFQKGGETFVGLVTGIIPTLICLITVVNAFIKFVGEERITRFARFCTRFTLLRYTLFPLLAVFFLTNPMAYTFGKFLPENQKPAFYDSAVSFVHPITGLFPHANSAELFVYTGIAAGITQLNLSLGPLAIRYFIVGLLVILLRGIVTEYITKFMMKRRVVQS, via the coding sequence ATGGATTTCTTTGTCCATCTGGCAGAAGGGTTTATTGGAATGTTCCAAAAAGGCGGTGAAACGTTTGTCGGTCTGGTGACTGGAATCATTCCCACCTTGATCTGCCTGATTACGGTGGTGAATGCTTTCATCAAGTTTGTGGGGGAAGAGCGGATTACCCGGTTTGCCCGCTTTTGCACCCGTTTTACATTGTTGCGATATACGCTGTTTCCGTTGTTGGCCGTATTCTTCCTGACTAACCCGATGGCGTATACGTTCGGTAAATTTTTGCCGGAAAACCAAAAGCCAGCCTTCTACGATTCTGCTGTTTCTTTTGTCCATCCGATTACGGGGCTATTTCCCCACGCGAACTCGGCAGAATTGTTCGTCTATACAGGGATTGCAGCCGGGATTACCCAGCTCAATCTGTCTCTGGGTCCCTTGGCCATCCGCTACTTTATTGTTGGTTTACTCGTAATCCTGCTGCGGGGAATTGTGACCGAGTATATCACCAAGTTCATGATGAAGCGGCGAGTTGTTCAATCCTGA
- a CDS encoding transcriptional regulator GutM, protein MGTWGMFILLFVLFWVIQGSLTLLQSRHYQRQLFELQRQSSGYLGVGVRKNRWGAGAVAILVTDPAGVVTHCRKLAGVSVFARFRDEPSLVGKVVEDLKEIQPRTSWEQALNMAVEKVEEARQTRAAV, encoded by the coding sequence ATGGGTACATGGGGGATGTTTATTCTATTGTTTGTCCTGTTTTGGGTTATCCAGGGCAGCCTGACATTGTTGCAATCGCGCCACTATCAGCGGCAACTTTTTGAGTTGCAGCGTCAGTCTTCCGGCTATCTGGGAGTGGGTGTGCGCAAAAACCGATGGGGGGCCGGGGCGGTAGCCATCCTGGTTACCGATCCGGCGGGTGTGGTTACCCATTGCCGCAAATTGGCCGGTGTCTCCGTTTTCGCTCGCTTTCGTGATGAGCCCTCCCTGGTGGGAAAGGTGGTTGAGGATTTGAAAGAGATTCAGCCGCGAACCTCCTGGGAACAGGCGCTCAATATGGCTGTTGAAAAGGTGGAGGAGGCGCGTCAGACGCGAGCAGCGGTCTAA